The following proteins are encoded in a genomic region of Syngnathoides biaculeatus isolate LvHL_M chromosome 15, ASM1980259v1, whole genome shotgun sequence:
- the LOC133512992 gene encoding serine/threonine-protein kinase Nek9 isoform X1 produces MSLAEYERHFDSLNSDLAGRSVQSEGSASATFNGEEEKLHYIPIRILGRGAFGEATLYRRTEDNSLVVWKEVDLNSLSERERRDVMNEISILSILEHNNIIAYFNHFMDKNTLLIELEYCNGGNLYDKIVQQKGKLFNEEVVIWYLYQIASAVAHIHKAGILHRDIKTLNIFLTKTDLIKLGDYGLAKKLGSEFSMAETCVGTPYYMSPELCQGAKYNFKSDIWAMGCVLFEVLTLSRTFDATNALNLCVKIVQGNWTMDVNRDVYGAGLIKLVYECLDQDPAKRPTAEEVLDQPVLSCCRQELEERVALLNSAMKKPKLSTATETPVAVVTTRSREVYFWGGGKFTPQKLDTFKGGSSAQHVCAGGSHFAVVTVEKELYTWANVQGGAKMVGQLGHGDQASYRQPKRVEKLQGKAIRQVECGTDFTACITDEDQMYMFGSDYYGCIGVEGVMGMQSLEPVLLEFFEERPVRQVSCGDNHVVVLTHSGDIFSWGCGEYGRLGLECEDDFSSPMQVELPKGATISSVSCSSDGTFFLTDTGKVLACGNNEFNKLGLNLEFSGLKNHPGEGYQGIPYITTLTLAKQLSRFKIQTIAPGRNHTAAIDERGRLLTFGCNKYGQLGVKDFKKHQGVQVLVGPFGGKIVTKVSCGDGFTIAVTEDNQIFAWGNAGNGRLGMPADKGFGSEVCPAMPRPIFGSLHHVPDLSCRGWHTIIIMEKVLNSKTIRSNSSGLSIGIGQDGSIGTVDLEMEAGSETESPDRGLGGTAEIDLDACNLETPMMSMANQTGDSSCPLWLRKELEDAEFIPMPHESELPPDELPSFSESTTLPYDELKELKAVAAAVSSEHDLSTTRMSDDKLNGLEEEGVWCKGDSVSCCRASSEVAQLREMLTQQEMRIQMLEKQVSDQQKDNERLLAAFNQLSLLEARCDDNGNHCAGNVTEDGGGGRASVFTQHGGRPAGSSL; encoded by the exons ATGTCACTGGCCGAGTACGAGAGACATTTCGACTCGCTCAATTCGGATTTGGCCGGCAGGTCTGTGCAGAGCGAGGGCTCGGCGTCGGCCACGTTTAATGGCGAAGAGGAGAAGTTACATTACATTCCCATCCGGATCCTCGGCAGGGGGGCGTTCGGTGAGGCGACGTTGTACAGGAGAACCGAG GACAACTCCCTGGTCGTGTGGAAGGAGGTGGACCTGAACTCACTCTCCGAGCGCGAGCGCAGGGACGTCATGAATGAGATAAGCATTCTGTCCATCCTGGAACACAACAACATCATTGCCTACTTCAATCATTTCATGGATAAAAACACTTTGCTCATCGAACTGGAATATTGCAATG GAGGGAATCTTtatgacaaaattgtacaacagaAGGGGAAACTTTTTAATGAGGAG GTGGTTATTTGGTACCTGTACCAGATTGCGTCAGCAGTGGCCCACATTCACAAGGCTGGCATTTTACACAG GGATATTAAAACTCTCAACATTTTCCTGACCAAGACTGACCTCATCAAGCTTGGTGATTACGGTCTTGCAAAGAAACTCGGCTCAGAGTTTTCAATGGCAGAAACG tGTGTTGGAACTCCTTATTATATGTCGCCTGAACTGTGCCAGGGAGCAAAGTACAACTTTAAATCTGACATCTGGGCCATGGGCTGTGTGCTTTTTGAAGTATTAACGCTTTCAAGAACCTTTGATGCAACG AATGCCCTAAACCTGTGTGTCAAAATAGTCCAGGGAAACTGGACTATGGATGTCAACCGTGATGTTTATGGAGCTGGGTTGATCAAGCTGGTATATGAGTGTCTCGATCAA GACCCTGCAAAGAGACCGACGGCAGAAGAGGTTCTAGACCAGCCGGTCCTGTCCTGCTGCCGACA GGAGCTTGAGGAGCGGGTTGCCCTCCTAAATTCTGCAATGAAGAAACCAAA GTTGAGTACAGCGACTGAGACCCCCGTGGCCGTGGTGACCACACGCTCAAGGGAGGTGTATTTCTGGGGTGGAGGCAAGTTCACACCCCAGAAACTGGACACCTTTAAAGGAGGCAGCAGCGCCCAACACGTGTGCGCCGGAGGGAGTCACTTTGCTGTGGTGACGGTGGAAAAAGAACTCTACACTTGGGCA AATGTTCAAGGTGGCGCCAAGATGGTGGGCCAACTGGGGCATGGAGACCAAGCTTCGTACAGGCAGCCCAAGAGAGTGGAGAAGCTCCAGGGAAAAGCCATCCGACAGGTGGAGTGCGGTACTGACTTCACTGCATGCATCACTG ATGAGGATCAAATGTACATGTTTGGTTCCGACTATTATGGCTGCATTGGTGTGGAGGGTGTCATGGGTATGCAGAGCCTGGAGCCAGTGCTTCTGGAGTTTTTTGAGGAGCGGCCAGTTCGTCAGGTTTCTTGTGGAGACAATCATGTGGTGGTGCTCACCCACAGCGGCGACATCTTCTCATGGGGCTGTGGAGAATACG GGCGTCTGGGCTTAGAATGTGAGGATGATTTTTCGTCTCCAATGCAA GTGGAGCTCCCCAAAGGCGCCACCATCTCTTCTGTGTCATGTAGCAGCGATGGAACGTTCTTTTTGACTGACACTGGCAAAGTCCTGGCATGTGGGAACAATGAATTCAACAAGCTAGGTCTGAACCTGGAATTCTCTGGTCTCAAAAACCACCCGGGAGAG GGTTACCAGGGCATCCCATATATCACTACACTGACTTTGGCAAAGCAGCTGTCGCGTTTCAAGATCCAGACTATAGCTCCGGGGAGGAACCACACAGCTGCCATTGACG AACGTGGTCGGCTCCTCACGTTCGGGTGCAACAAGTACGGGCAACTCGGTGTCAAAGACTTTAAGAAACACCAAGGGGTGCAAGTCCTGGTAGGACCGTTTGGGGGAAAGATAGTCACCAAAGTTTCTTGCGGGGATGGTTTCACGATCGCGGTCACCGAAG ACAATCAGATCTTTGCATGGGGAAATGCAGGAAATGGGCGACTCGGAATGCCTGCTGATAAGGGCTTTGGTTCAGAGGTTTGTCCTGCCATGCCCAGGCCCATCTTTGGCTCGCTTCACCACGTTCCAGACCTTTCTTGTCGCGGCTGGCATACCATTATCATCATGG AAAAAGTGCTTAACTCCAAGACAATTCGCTCAAACAGCAGTGGATTGTCAATTG GTATCGGACAGGACGGATCGATCGGCACTGTGGATCTGGAAATGGAGGCGGGTTCAGAGACGGAGTCCCCTGACAGGGGGCTCGGCGGTACGGCGGAAATTGATCTTGATGCTTGCAACCTGGAGACGCCAATGATGTCAATGGCGAATCAGACAGGAGACAGTTCTTGTCCTCTCTGGCTGAGAAAG GAGCTTGAGGATGCTGAGTTTATCCCGATGCCACACGAGTCAGAACTTCCTCCTGACGAACTCCCGTCTTTCTCAGAGAGCACCACTCTACCATATGATGAGCTGAAAGAGCTAAAGGCTGTCGCAGCAGCTGTCAGCAGTGAACATGATCTATCG ACTACGCGAATGAGTGATGACAAACTAAACGGCCTCGAGGAGGAAGGCGTCTGGTGCAAAGGCGACTCGGTCTCGTGTTGCAGAGCGAGCAGCGAGGTGGCACAG CTGAGAGAGATGCTCACTCAGCAAGAGATGAGAATCCAGATGCTGGAGAAGCAG GTCAGTGATCAGCAAAAGGACAACGAAAGATTGTTGGCGGCATTCAACCAGTTGTCGCTACTGGAAGCCCGATGTGACGATAATGGCAACCACTGCGCCGGTAATGTAACTGAGGACGGGGGTGGAGGACGGGCATCTGTATTCACACAGCACGGGGGCAGACCTGCGGGATCCAGCCTGTGA
- the LOC133512992 gene encoding serine/threonine-protein kinase Nek9 isoform X2, which yields MNEISILSILEHNNIIAYFNHFMDKNTLLIELEYCNGGNLYDKIVQQKGKLFNEEVVIWYLYQIASAVAHIHKAGILHRDIKTLNIFLTKTDLIKLGDYGLAKKLGSEFSMAETCVGTPYYMSPELCQGAKYNFKSDIWAMGCVLFEVLTLSRTFDATNALNLCVKIVQGNWTMDVNRDVYGAGLIKLVYECLDQDPAKRPTAEEVLDQPVLSCCRQELEERVALLNSAMKKPKLSTATETPVAVVTTRSREVYFWGGGKFTPQKLDTFKGGSSAQHVCAGGSHFAVVTVEKELYTWANVQGGAKMVGQLGHGDQASYRQPKRVEKLQGKAIRQVECGTDFTACITDEDQMYMFGSDYYGCIGVEGVMGMQSLEPVLLEFFEERPVRQVSCGDNHVVVLTHSGDIFSWGCGEYGRLGLECEDDFSSPMQVELPKGATISSVSCSSDGTFFLTDTGKVLACGNNEFNKLGLNLEFSGLKNHPGEGYQGIPYITTLTLAKQLSRFKIQTIAPGRNHTAAIDERGRLLTFGCNKYGQLGVKDFKKHQGVQVLVGPFGGKIVTKVSCGDGFTIAVTEDNQIFAWGNAGNGRLGMPADKGFGSEVCPAMPRPIFGSLHHVPDLSCRGWHTIIIMEKVLNSKTIRSNSSGLSIGIGQDGSIGTVDLEMEAGSETESPDRGLGGTAEIDLDACNLETPMMSMANQTGDSSCPLWLRKELEDAEFIPMPHESELPPDELPSFSESTTLPYDELKELKAVAAAVSSEHDLSTTRMSDDKLNGLEEEGVWCKGDSVSCCRASSEVAQLREMLTQQEMRIQMLEKQVSDQQKDNERLLAAFNQLSLLEARCDDNGNHCAGNVTEDGGGGRASVFTQHGGRPAGSSL from the exons ATGAATGAGATAAGCATTCTGTCCATCCTGGAACACAACAACATCATTGCCTACTTCAATCATTTCATGGATAAAAACACTTTGCTCATCGAACTGGAATATTGCAATG GAGGGAATCTTtatgacaaaattgtacaacagaAGGGGAAACTTTTTAATGAGGAG GTGGTTATTTGGTACCTGTACCAGATTGCGTCAGCAGTGGCCCACATTCACAAGGCTGGCATTTTACACAG GGATATTAAAACTCTCAACATTTTCCTGACCAAGACTGACCTCATCAAGCTTGGTGATTACGGTCTTGCAAAGAAACTCGGCTCAGAGTTTTCAATGGCAGAAACG tGTGTTGGAACTCCTTATTATATGTCGCCTGAACTGTGCCAGGGAGCAAAGTACAACTTTAAATCTGACATCTGGGCCATGGGCTGTGTGCTTTTTGAAGTATTAACGCTTTCAAGAACCTTTGATGCAACG AATGCCCTAAACCTGTGTGTCAAAATAGTCCAGGGAAACTGGACTATGGATGTCAACCGTGATGTTTATGGAGCTGGGTTGATCAAGCTGGTATATGAGTGTCTCGATCAA GACCCTGCAAAGAGACCGACGGCAGAAGAGGTTCTAGACCAGCCGGTCCTGTCCTGCTGCCGACA GGAGCTTGAGGAGCGGGTTGCCCTCCTAAATTCTGCAATGAAGAAACCAAA GTTGAGTACAGCGACTGAGACCCCCGTGGCCGTGGTGACCACACGCTCAAGGGAGGTGTATTTCTGGGGTGGAGGCAAGTTCACACCCCAGAAACTGGACACCTTTAAAGGAGGCAGCAGCGCCCAACACGTGTGCGCCGGAGGGAGTCACTTTGCTGTGGTGACGGTGGAAAAAGAACTCTACACTTGGGCA AATGTTCAAGGTGGCGCCAAGATGGTGGGCCAACTGGGGCATGGAGACCAAGCTTCGTACAGGCAGCCCAAGAGAGTGGAGAAGCTCCAGGGAAAAGCCATCCGACAGGTGGAGTGCGGTACTGACTTCACTGCATGCATCACTG ATGAGGATCAAATGTACATGTTTGGTTCCGACTATTATGGCTGCATTGGTGTGGAGGGTGTCATGGGTATGCAGAGCCTGGAGCCAGTGCTTCTGGAGTTTTTTGAGGAGCGGCCAGTTCGTCAGGTTTCTTGTGGAGACAATCATGTGGTGGTGCTCACCCACAGCGGCGACATCTTCTCATGGGGCTGTGGAGAATACG GGCGTCTGGGCTTAGAATGTGAGGATGATTTTTCGTCTCCAATGCAA GTGGAGCTCCCCAAAGGCGCCACCATCTCTTCTGTGTCATGTAGCAGCGATGGAACGTTCTTTTTGACTGACACTGGCAAAGTCCTGGCATGTGGGAACAATGAATTCAACAAGCTAGGTCTGAACCTGGAATTCTCTGGTCTCAAAAACCACCCGGGAGAG GGTTACCAGGGCATCCCATATATCACTACACTGACTTTGGCAAAGCAGCTGTCGCGTTTCAAGATCCAGACTATAGCTCCGGGGAGGAACCACACAGCTGCCATTGACG AACGTGGTCGGCTCCTCACGTTCGGGTGCAACAAGTACGGGCAACTCGGTGTCAAAGACTTTAAGAAACACCAAGGGGTGCAAGTCCTGGTAGGACCGTTTGGGGGAAAGATAGTCACCAAAGTTTCTTGCGGGGATGGTTTCACGATCGCGGTCACCGAAG ACAATCAGATCTTTGCATGGGGAAATGCAGGAAATGGGCGACTCGGAATGCCTGCTGATAAGGGCTTTGGTTCAGAGGTTTGTCCTGCCATGCCCAGGCCCATCTTTGGCTCGCTTCACCACGTTCCAGACCTTTCTTGTCGCGGCTGGCATACCATTATCATCATGG AAAAAGTGCTTAACTCCAAGACAATTCGCTCAAACAGCAGTGGATTGTCAATTG GTATCGGACAGGACGGATCGATCGGCACTGTGGATCTGGAAATGGAGGCGGGTTCAGAGACGGAGTCCCCTGACAGGGGGCTCGGCGGTACGGCGGAAATTGATCTTGATGCTTGCAACCTGGAGACGCCAATGATGTCAATGGCGAATCAGACAGGAGACAGTTCTTGTCCTCTCTGGCTGAGAAAG GAGCTTGAGGATGCTGAGTTTATCCCGATGCCACACGAGTCAGAACTTCCTCCTGACGAACTCCCGTCTTTCTCAGAGAGCACCACTCTACCATATGATGAGCTGAAAGAGCTAAAGGCTGTCGCAGCAGCTGTCAGCAGTGAACATGATCTATCG ACTACGCGAATGAGTGATGACAAACTAAACGGCCTCGAGGAGGAAGGCGTCTGGTGCAAAGGCGACTCGGTCTCGTGTTGCAGAGCGAGCAGCGAGGTGGCACAG CTGAGAGAGATGCTCACTCAGCAAGAGATGAGAATCCAGATGCTGGAGAAGCAG GTCAGTGATCAGCAAAAGGACAACGAAAGATTGTTGGCGGCATTCAACCAGTTGTCGCTACTGGAAGCCCGATGTGACGATAATGGCAACCACTGCGCCGGTAATGTAACTGAGGACGGGGGTGGAGGACGGGCATCTGTATTCACACAGCACGGGGGCAGACCTGCGGGATCCAGCCTGTGA
- the LOC133512991 gene encoding DNA mismatch repair protein Mlh3-like isoform X3, translating into MIKCLSEEVRVKLRSGAGVPSLQQCVEELLLNSLDAGATCVGVRMDLGGFKVHVIDNGVGISAEDMECVGNRYHTSKCHSLGDLDELSCYGFRGEAIANIVALATLVEISSRARNTGRTMVRMFTNGKGMGVFEKDTCRPTAGTTVAVCNFFHNLPVRRKRMDLVLESERIRHRVEAISLMHPSVSFTLKNDCTGAMMVQLPKARDTYHRFIQIHSLARAQKLGEIQHTCAQFEVTGYLGREGHYNGSLQFVYVNGRLLLRTRIHSLLNSLLRRLSSPTQRTDSLEKQSAVRSPKQKRSQDLHGIYIINIKCPYSEYDISLEPAKTLIEFKDWDGVLLCVEEAIKAFLCRENLVLSPHESQEASPRLIKVDVAPQENSRADQSIGTASICAPTLASQSVYRKREVRVESSAVESESEEHVDQTRQVPVDDVAEEEETKFSKAVDLEKEISLSQTTGNVNFHKTVNPATLVPRDVGREENSFRKIRVSCPFIHDCLQVASHNTRTQFHQKRPKHKISLDSHHDRVSLRTHGNFSHPVPSNIPNTVAEECGSLDKFRRIYGKSAETKVTPLESQTRTGLPRLNVVEDPQNCVISQNQQLKSDVKEPQGGPQNSAALSGYTKLKHTSAKQSLAGKLKHLKQNATPPSCPSREKSNQKSSDEVFQDSENNETVTSAEPVAEVATEPPTDWLHHFDTEVGKTVYVNKVTGLSKYQEPPTEETKARCTSDVTNMAVSVVSETELSSWKSFQFSFFPHHISPPQNH; encoded by the exons ATGATTAAATGTCTGTCGGAAGAGGTTCGGGTGAAACTTCGCTCCGGTGCCGGCGTCCCGTCCCTCCAACAATGCGTCGAGGAGCTCCTTCTCAACAGCCTCGACGCAGGGGCGACGTGTGTGGGCGTCCGGATGGATCTGGGGGGGTTCAAGGTGCACGTGATCGACAACGGCGTCGGTATCAGCGCGGAGGACATGGAGTGCGTGGGGAACAGATACCACACCAGCAAATGTCACTCACTGGGCGACCTGGACGAGCTCAGCTGCTACGGCTTCAGAGGTGAGGCCATAGCGAATATCGTTGCTCTCGCCACGCTTGTAGAAATCTCATCGCGAGCCAGAAACACGGGCAGGACGATGGTTAGGATGTTCACAAATGGCAAGGGGATGGGCGTGTTCGAAAAAGACACTTGTCGACCCACTGCCGGCACCACGGTCGCCGTCTGTAACTTCTTCCACAACTTGCCCGTGCGCAGGAAGAGGATGGACCTGGTCCTGGAAAGTGAGAGGATCAGACACCGGGTGGAGGCCATATCTCTAATGCACCCCTCTGTATCCTTCACCTTGAAGAATGACTGCACGGGAGCCATGATGGTGCAGCTCCCCAAGGCCAGAGACACTTATCACAGGTTCATCCAGATCCACAGCCTGGCCCGAGCTCAGAAACTGGGAGAGATCCAGCACACGTGTGCCCAGTTTGAGGTGACGGGTTACCTTGGCAGAGAGGGCCACTACAACGGTAGCTTGCAGTTTGTGTATGTAAATGGAAGACTGCTCCTAAGGACGCGCATACACTCGCTGTTGAACTCCCTTCTACGGAGGCTTAGCAGTCCAACTCAGAGGACCGACAGCTTAGAAAAACAGTCTGCCGTCAGGAGCCCCAAGCAGAAACGCAGCCAAGACCTTCACGGAATATACATAATTAATATCAAGTGTCCTTATTCAGAGTATGATATTAGTCTTGAGCCTGCCAAAACCCTAATCGAGTTCAAAGACTGGGATGGTGTTTTGCTGTGCGTAGAAGAAGCCATAAAAGCTTTCCTGTGCAGGGAGAACTTGGTGCTCTCCCCACATGAGTCGCAGGAAGCGTCGCCAAGGTTGATTAAAGTCGACGTGGCTCCCCAAGAAAACAGCAGGGCTGATCAGAGTATCGGTACAGCCTCCATTTGTGCACCGACACTGGCATCGCAATCGGTTTATCGTAAGCGTGAGGTTCGCGTCGAATCCAGTGCGGTTGAATCTGAAAGCGAAGAACATGTTGATCAGACTCGGCAGGTTCCTGTCGACGACGTcgcagaagaggaggaaaccaaatTTAGTAAAGCTGTAGACTTGGAAAAAGAGATCAGTTTATCACAAACAACTGGGAATGtcaattttcacaaaactgtCAATCCAGCAACTCTTGTTCCCCGGGATGTCGGGAGGGAAGAAAATTCTTTCAGAAAGATCCGTGTCTCTTGTCCGTTCATCCACGACTGTCTGCAGGTCGCTTCCCACAACACCAGGACCCAATTTCATCAGAAGCGTCCAAAGCACAAAATCTCCCTTGACTCACACCACGATAGAGTGTCGCTGAGAACACACGGAAACTTTTCCCACCCTGTCCCCTCAAACATTCCCAACACTGTAGCCGAGGAATGCGGGTCACTTGACAAGTTCAGAAGAATTTATGGAAAATCTGCGGAGACGAAGGTCACTCCGCTGGAGAGTCAGACCCGCACTGGGCTACCTCGATTAAACGTTGTGGAGGATCCCCAGAATTGTGTTATTTCCCAGAACCAGCAACTGAAAAGTGATGTCAAAGAGCCCCAAGGTGGCCCCCAAAACTCAGCTGCTCTTTCGGGGTACACCAAACTAAAACACACTTCAGCCAAACAATCTTTAGCAGGTAAACTTAAGCACCTAAAACAAAACGCAACACCACCTAGTTGTCCTTCTCgagaaaaatcaaatcaaaaatcaagCGACGAAGTCTTTCAAGACAGCGAGAACAATGAGACGGTTACTAGTGCCGAACCTGTTGCAGAGGTGGCGACCGAACCACCTACGGACTGGCTGCATCATTTCGATACCGAAGTGGGAAAAACCGTGTACGTCAACAAAGTGACCGGGCTCAGCAAATACCAGGAACCGCCGACAGAAGAAACTAAGGCCCGCTGCACATCTGATGTCACCAACATGGCCGTCAGTGTCGTCTCTGAAACAG AACTTTCCTCCTGGAAAAGCTTCCAGTTCAGCTTCTTTCCTCATCACATTTCTCCTCCTCAAAATCACTGA
- the LOC133512991 gene encoding acylphosphatase-1-like isoform X6, whose amino-acid sequence MNYSMWLQWRPFVLFTKFVSNAIRLFLMCSMSDGELISVDYEVFGRVQGVFFRKHTQAQGKKLGLVGWVQNTSAGTVQGQLQGPRKKVTEMQQWLKSTGSPKSEIIKAEFKNEKTLVSLEHSSFDIVK is encoded by the exons ATGAATTATAGCATGTGGCTACAGTGGAggccatttgttttgtttacaaaattTGTGTCGAATGCCATtcgtctttttttaatgtgcagcATGTCAGACGGAGAATTAATTTCTGTGGATTATGAAGTATTTGGAAGAGTCCAGGGCGTCTTTTTTCGAAAACATACACAG GCCCAGGGGAAGAAGCTCGGCCTGGTCGGTTGGGTCCAAAACACGAGTGCGGGAACTGTGCAAGGGCAGCTCCAGGGCCCCCGCAAAAAGGTGACAGAAATGCAACAATGGCTCAAATCCACCGGGAGTCCCAAATCGGAGATTATCAAGGCAGAGTTCAAGAACGAGAAAACACTTGTCAGCCTTGAACATTCATCTTTTGACATTGTGAAATGA